From Chaetodon trifascialis isolate fChaTrf1 chromosome 1, fChaTrf1.hap1, whole genome shotgun sequence, one genomic window encodes:
- the ddx28 gene encoding probable ATP-dependent RNA helicase DDX28: protein MHSVKVGYLAAARALCSCRTLCPEFVKLSACRRVHRSFTQTRFSQTAATAVIRVPRYMQKSIDNVKQTRGKNKINTMKAGKLLIQSKHPDLNQSAGYILGKFEQPILCSKGWKHNGSFGDYFTINNIKAVAPFVTEHQREDGDQKTSATFTKLRICTELVEALNNISITHPTTVQLQTIPKVMKGHNVLCAAETGSGKTLSYLLPVVHRLQADKRSEMYAEDANKIRTVVLVPSRELAEQVAAVARTLCAPFGLLTKTVGGGRGVGHIKQVFRRSQPDILVATPGALVKAMRRRYLDLSELSFFVVDEADTMFDPSFSDMLEDILLHTNIASNPKETQGPGRKAQLLVVGATFPGGVGEVLGQVTDLGSIVVIKSKMLHFLMPHVKQTFLKVKGADKILELHQALKLLQQEKGGGAVLVFCNKSATVNWLGYSLEEMGVKHARLQGEMPAALRTGIFRSFQKAMVDVLICTDIASRGLDTSRVRLVVNYDFPETHTDYIHRAGRVGRAGGVEDGEVLSFVTHPWNVELVQKIETAARRRTSLPGMESNVCEPKPKAEAAEE from the coding sequence ATGCACTCTGTGAAGGTCGGCTATTTGGCTGCGGCGAGAGCTCTCTGTTCATGTCGGACCCTCTGCCCTGAGTTTGTTAAACTTTCGGCTTGCCGTCGTGTTCATCGTTCTTTTACTCAGACTCGCTTTTCTCAAACAGCAGCGACGGCAGTTATTCGCGTCCCTCGCTACATGCAGAAGAGCATTGACAACGTGAAACAGACTCGAGGCAAAAACAAGATCAACACCATGAAAGCTGGCAAGCTCCTGATCCAGAGCAAGCACCCCGATCTGAACCAGTCTGCGGGATACATACTTGGAAAGTTCGAGCAGCCCATCCTCTGCTCCAAAGGGTGGAAACATAATGGGTCCTTCGGTGACTATTTCACCATCAATAACATCAAGGCTGTTGCACCTTTTGTGACTGAACATCAGAGGGAGGATGGTGACCAGAAAACATCAGCCACATTCACTAAACTCCGCATCTGCACAGAGCTGGTAGAAGCTTTGAACAATATCAGCATTACTCACCCCACCACTGTCCAGTTGCAGACCATCCCAAAGGTCATGAAAGGTCACAACgttctctgtgctgcagagacgGGCAGTGGGAAGACACTGAGCTACCTTCTGCCTGTCGTTCACAGGCTGCAGGCTGATAAGAGATCAGAGATGTACGCTGAGGACGCAAACAAGATTCGTACTGTGGTTCTTGTCCCTTCCAGAGAGCTGGCTGAGCAAGTGGCGGCTGTGGCCAGGACTTTGTGTGCTCCGTTTGGCTTGCTGACAAAGACTGTGGGCGGTGGACGAGGTGTAGGTCACATCAAGCAGGTCTTCAGGAGGAGTCAGCCGGATATTTTAGTGGCCACACCAGGCGCTCTGGTCAAAGCCATGCGGAGACGCTACCTGGACTTGAGTGAGCTGAGCTTCTTTGTGGTAGATGAAGCCGACACCATGTTCGACCCCAGCTTTTCTGACATGCTGGAGGACATCCTGCTCCACACAAACATCGCGAGTAATCCCAAGGAAACACAAGGCCCGGGGCGGAAAGcccagctgctggtggtgggggcCACCTTCCCCGGTGGTGTCGGGGAAGTGCTCGGCCAGGTCACAGACCTTGGCAGCATTGTGGTTATCAAGAGCAAGATGCTGCACTTCCTCATGCCGCATGTCAAGCAGACGTTCCTGAAGGTAAAGGGTGCTGACAAGATCCTGGAGCTCCACCAAGCCCTGAAGCTGCTCCAACAGGAGAAAGGAGGGGGTGCTGTTTTGGTGTTCTGCAACAAGTCTGCCACTGTCAACTGGCTGGGGTACTCTCTGGAGGAGATGGGGGTGAAGCACGCACGTCTGCAAGGGGAGATGCCTGCTGCTTTGCGTACAGGAATCTTCCGCTCGTTCCAGAAGGCCATGGTAGATGTGCTCATATGCACAGACATCGCTTCACGTGGTCTGGACACATCCCGAGTGCGCTTGGTCGTCAACTATGACTTCCCAGAAACCCACACGGACTATATCCACAGAGCCGGGAGAGTGGGTAGGGCAGGAGGGGTGGAGGATGGGGAGGTGCTCAGCTTTGTCACTCATCCGTGGAATGTGGAGCTGGTGCAGAAGATTGAGACTGCTGCTCGAAGGAGGACTAGTCTGCCTGGGATGGAATCCAATGTATGTGAGCCG